A single Arcobacter sp. FWKO B DNA region contains:
- a CDS encoding AAA family ATPase: protein MITRFYLKNYLSFREVELEFKNGLIVFSGISGAGKSVLMESILSLFGLKNAKAELIEGSIDSLGFDLEEFGLTKDDEAVFKKIQKDKSRYFLNNQTLSQKSLSDISSKFIRYIHIKDNSDFNNDNLLEVIDLSLGDDKEFSRVKEEFSSKYIDFIKSSSELNKLISEEKNIEELKEFISYEIKKIDDINPQIDEYEELSNIKKQLSQKEKIENSIEKAKGIFEYTSSVNQVLNLLETDSSFFDDAINELNNIFEKSSDKLNLLEDINIDEVLTRIEQLSHLQKKFGSIQECLEYKEQKKQELARYENISFEKSSLEKKVKDLKSQIESLAQLITLKRKDALKIIEQKVNGYLEYLYLSDALFTLENTLLSKTGCDMVQVSLKNAKLENISSGEFNRLRLGLMAVKSEYALSNSGILFLDEIDANLSGKESGAIAKVLEQISKKYQIFAISHQAQLTSVAHQHFLVEKVDGISNVYEIYQEKRVHEIARMISGDKITAEAIDFAKNLLRV from the coding sequence ATGATTACAAGATTTTATTTAAAAAACTATTTGTCTTTTAGGGAAGTTGAACTTGAATTTAAAAACGGACTTATAGTATTTAGTGGTATAAGTGGTGCTGGTAAGTCTGTTTTGATGGAATCAATATTATCGCTTTTTGGATTAAAAAATGCAAAAGCTGAGCTTATAGAAGGGAGTATAGATTCCCTTGGATTTGATTTAGAAGAGTTTGGTTTAACTAAAGATGACGAAGCTGTATTTAAAAAAATCCAAAAGGATAAGAGTAGGTATTTTTTAAATAATCAAACACTATCTCAAAAAAGTCTTAGTGATATATCATCTAAATTTATAAGATATATTCATATCAAAGATAACAGTGATTTTAACAATGACAATCTTCTTGAAGTGATTGATTTATCTTTGGGTGATGATAAGGAATTTTCAAGGGTAAAAGAGGAATTTTCATCAAAATATATTGACTTTATCAAATCAAGCAGTGAATTAAATAAACTTATATCAGAAGAAAAAAATATAGAAGAATTAAAAGAGTTTATATCCTATGAAATAAAAAAGATTGATGATATAAACCCACAAATAGATGAATATGAAGAGTTGTCTAATATTAAAAAACAATTATCTCAAAAGGAGAAGATTGAAAACTCTATTGAAAAAGCTAAGGGAATATTTGAGTATACCTCAAGTGTAAATCAAGTTCTTAATCTTCTTGAGACAGATAGTAGTTTTTTTGATGATGCAATAAATGAACTCAATAATATTTTTGAAAAATCTAGTGATAAATTAAATTTATTAGAAGATATAAATATAGATGAAGTTTTGACAAGAATAGAACAACTTTCACATTTGCAAAAGAAATTTGGCTCCATTCAAGAGTGTCTTGAATATAAAGAACAAAAAAAACAAGAATTGGCAAGGTATGAAAATATATCTTTTGAAAAATCATCACTAGAAAAGAAAGTAAAAGATTTAAAATCCCAAATAGAATCATTAGCACAACTTATTACGCTAAAAAGAAAAGATGCCCTTAAAATAATAGAACAAAAAGTAAATGGATATTTAGAATATCTTTATTTAAGTGATGCATTGTTTACTTTAGAAAATACATTACTTAGCAAAACTGGGTGTGATATGGTTCAAGTAAGTCTTAAAAATGCTAAGTTGGAAAATATAAGTAGTGGTGAGTTTAACCGTTTAAGACTTGGGCTTATGGCTGTAAAAAGCGAATATGCACTAAGTAACAGTGGAATACTTTTTTTAGATGAAATTGATGCAAACTTAAGTGGTAAGGAAAGTGGTGCTATAGCAAAAGTTTTAGAACAAATTTCTAAAAAATACCAAATATTCGCAATCTCTCATCAAGCTCAACTAACTAGTGTAGCCCACCAACATTTTTTGGTAGAAAAAGTTGATGGAATATCTAATGTTTATGAAATTTATCAAGAAAAAAGAGTTCATGAAATTGCAAGAATGATTAGTGGTGATAAAATTACTGCTGAAGCAATTGATTTTGCCAAGAATTTATTAAGGGTTTAG
- the tsf gene encoding translation elongation factor Ts: protein MAEITAAMVKELRESTGAGMMDCKKALVETDGDMQLAVDKLREAGLGKAAKKAGNVAAEGLITILVSDDFTKASMTEINSQTDFVAKNENFIKLTQDITAHVQSTGSASTEELLKTTINGTSFEEYLNTNIATIGENLVARKMVTVSTDNGVVNGYVHTNGRVGVIVGATCAPEAREKTAALLKSIAMHASAMKPTVISYTELDPEFVEKELLAIKAEVEKENEELARLKKPLKRVPEFVSKSQLTPAIMAEVEESLKAELKASGKPEKIWDKILPGQIERFITDNTPLDQRFALLSQAYVMDDKKTVEQAIADTDPSIKIVDYIRFELGEGIEKQVTDFASEVAAQLG, encoded by the coding sequence ATGGCAGAAATTACAGCAGCAATGGTTAAAGAGCTAAGAGAATCTACTGGCGCAGGTATGATGGATTGTAAAAAAGCTCTTGTTGAAACTGATGGAGATATGCAATTAGCAGTTGATAAACTAAGAGAAGCAGGACTTGGAAAAGCTGCTAAAAAAGCTGGAAATGTTGCAGCTGAAGGTTTAATCACAATTTTAGTAAGTGATGATTTTACAAAAGCTTCAATGACAGAGATTAATTCTCAAACAGATTTCGTTGCTAAAAATGAAAATTTTATTAAATTAACTCAAGATATCACTGCTCATGTTCAATCAACTGGAAGTGCATCAACTGAAGAGTTATTAAAAACAACAATTAATGGTACATCTTTTGAAGAGTACTTAAATACAAATATCGCAACAATAGGTGAAAATCTTGTTGCAAGAAAAATGGTAACTGTATCTACAGATAATGGTGTAGTAAATGGTTATGTTCACACAAATGGAAGAGTTGGTGTAATAGTTGGTGCAACTTGTGCTCCAGAAGCTAGAGAAAAAACAGCTGCATTATTAAAAAGTATAGCAATGCATGCAAGTGCAATGAAACCAACAGTTATTAGCTATACTGAACTTGATCCAGAATTTGTTGAAAAAGAACTTTTAGCTATTAAAGCTGAAGTAGAAAAAGAAAACGAAGAACTTGCAAGATTAAAAAAACCACTTAAGAGAGTTCCAGAGTTTGTTAGTAAATCTCAACTTACACCAGCTATTATGGCTGAAGTTGAAGAGAGCTTAAAAGCTGAACTAAAAGCTAGTGGAAAACCTGAAAAAATTTGGGATAAAATCCTTCCAGGTCAAATAGAGAGATTTATTACTGATAATACTCCACTTGATCAAAGATTTGCATTATTATCACAAGCATATGTAATGGATGATAAAAAAACAGTAGAACAAGCAATAGCTGATACTGATCCATCTATTAAAATAGTTGATTATATAAGATTTGAACTTGGTGAAGGTATAGAAAAACAAGTTACTGATTTTGCTAGCGAAGTTGCAGCTCAACTTGGTTAA
- the clpP gene encoding ATP-dependent Clp endopeptidase proteolytic subunit ClpP yields MSYIPYVVEKTGRGERSYDIYSRLLKDRIVMLSGEVNDAVASSIVAQLLFLEAEDPEKDIYFYINSPGGVITSGMSIFDTMNYIKPDVCTICIGQAASMGAFLLSSGTKGKRYSLPNSRIMIHQPLGGAQGQATDIQIQAKEIQRFKDLLNELLASQTGQSIEVIERDTDRDFFMSAHEAKEYGLVDEVITSHK; encoded by the coding sequence TTGAGTTATATTCCATATGTTGTAGAAAAAACTGGAAGAGGTGAAAGAAGCTATGACATCTATTCTAGACTTTTAAAAGATAGAATAGTTATGTTAAGTGGTGAAGTAAATGATGCTGTTGCATCAAGTATTGTTGCCCAATTATTGTTTTTAGAAGCTGAAGATCCAGAAAAAGATATCTATTTTTATATCAACTCGCCAGGTGGTGTTATTACAAGTGGTATGAGTATTTTTGATACTATGAATTACATCAAACCAGATGTTTGTACTATTTGTATAGGTCAAGCTGCATCAATGGGGGCATTTTTATTAAGTAGTGGTACTAAAGGTAAAAGATATTCATTACCAAATAGTAGAATTATGATTCATCAACCATTAGGTGGTGCTCAAGGACAAGCAACGGATATACAAATCCAAGCAAAAGAGATACAAAGATTTAAAGATTTACTAAATGAATTACTTGCATCTCAAACAGGACAAAGTATTGAAGTAATCGAAAGAGATACAGATAGAGATTTTTTTATGAGTGCACACGAAGCTAAGGAATACGGCTTAGTTGATGAGGTTATTACGAGTCACAAATAA
- a CDS encoding ABC transporter ATP-binding protein, translating into MLNVKLNSDNNDTNTSNNLQPLLEAVNLSHSFDYPLFENINLNIYTKQKIAIIGSSGCGKSTLLNILSTLLKPIGGEVKFQNNSLYCDSFDDILKIRREYFGIIFQAHYLFRGFNATENLEISKLLNNTDIDNELLKVLGIEHVMSQSIGSLSGGQQQRLSIARILTKKPMVIFADEPTGNLDKKTADVVFSVLFDYINTNNAAMVLVTHEEELAYRCDKVYKLEGKGLIELK; encoded by the coding sequence ATGTTGAATGTTAAATTAAATTCGGACAACAACGATACAAATACTTCAAATAATTTACAGCCCCTTTTGGAGGCTGTAAATTTATCACACTCCTTTGATTATCCCCTTTTTGAAAATATCAATCTAAATATCTATACAAAACAAAAAATCGCTATTATTGGTAGTAGTGGTTGTGGAAAATCTACATTACTAAATATTTTATCAACTTTACTAAAACCTATTGGTGGTGAAGTAAAATTTCAAAATAACTCATTGTATTGTGACAGTTTTGATGATATTTTAAAGATAAGAAGAGAATATTTTGGTATAATATTCCAGGCACATTATCTTTTTAGAGGATTTAATGCAACAGAAAACTTAGAAATATCTAAATTATTAAATAATACAGATATAGACAATGAGTTACTAAAGGTATTGGGTATAGAGCATGTTATGTCGCAAAGTATAGGAAGTTTGTCTGGTGGACAGCAACAAAGGCTTTCTATTGCTAGGATTTTAACTAAGAAGCCTATGGTAATATTCGCAGATGAGCCAACAGGCAATCTTGATAAAAAAACTGCAGATGTGGTTTTTAGTGTGTTGTTTGATTATATAAATACAAACAATGCAGCAATGGTTTTAGTAACACATGAGGAAGAGTTAGCATATAGATGTGA
- a CDS encoding pseudouridine synthase family protein, translating into MALKEKAYKLLAIQEGITNSKAKDLIDRGIVTAGGKKIVIARGEISTDTVFKVKELPRATKIFEDDNILALNKPAHLGSEELEKEYKQAILLNRLDKETSGVILFAKNEEFRKKAIEEFKNHRVYKEYVAVVEGKIIDEAVCDLPITTIKGKVAKSKIDLRNGKSAKTTVYPLMVEGHKSKVKVVIETGRTHQIRVHLAYLGMPIIGDVQYGKPSTKVHRVLLHSKVTKIFDYTFEAPEPKEFRTYGF; encoded by the coding sequence ATGGCATTAAAAGAAAAAGCATACAAGCTACTTGCAATTCAAGAAGGTATCACTAACTCAAAAGCAAAAGATTTGATAGATAGGGGTATAGTAACAGCAGGTGGGAAAAAAATAGTTATCGCAAGAGGTGAGATATCTACTGATACTGTTTTTAAAGTAAAAGAACTACCAAGAGCTACAAAAATATTTGAAGATGATAATATTTTAGCATTAAATAAACCTGCTCATTTAGGTAGTGAAGAGCTTGAAAAAGAGTACAAACAAGCAATTTTACTCAACCGTCTTGACAAAGAAACAAGTGGGGTAATATTATTTGCTAAAAATGAAGAATTTAGAAAAAAAGCAATTGAAGAGTTTAAAAACCATAGAGTTTACAAAGAATATGTAGCAGTCGTTGAAGGAAAAATCATTGACGAAGCTGTGTGTGACTTGCCAATTACTACTATTAAAGGCAAAGTTGCAAAAAGTAAAATAGATTTAAGAAACGGAAAAAGTGCCAAGACTACCGTATACCCACTTATGGTAGAAGGGCATAAAAGTAAGGTAAAAGTTGTTATTGAAACAGGAAGAACTCACCAAATAAGAGTGCATCTTGCTTATTTAGGTATGCCGATTATTGGAGATGTTCAATATGGTAAGCCCTCAACAAAAGTTCATAGAGTATTACTTCATTCTAAGGTTACAAAAATATTTGATTATACTTTTGAAGCACCAGAACCAAAAGAGTTTAGAACTTACGGGTTCTAA
- a CDS encoding HPP family protein: protein MFTIYNKGSVQFRGTSDNLYTFERLEELAPSRLKPDDETYRYIDNNSKGTQEHDKEAISSYKKISNMDTTDIVFHVQDIMNKECITINVNLTIQDAYEVLKKYKINQIPIVSNSYEIIGLINTRTILNMLMGDLDNSKRILNTDLNDIDLPEFITTDPISDIRRVAKVMLEYKLDAIPVVNSNNILVGIVSKTDIIKAVSYIPDLKLWA, encoded by the coding sequence ATGTTTACCATATATAACAAAGGAAGTGTTCAATTTCGTGGAACTTCTGATAATTTATACACTTTTGAGCGACTTGAAGAGCTTGCACCATCTAGATTGAAGCCTGATGATGAGACATATAGATATATAGACAATAATTCAAAAGGTACTCAAGAACATGATAAAGAAGCAATTAGTAGTTATAAAAAAATATCAAATATGGATACAACTGATATAGTTTTTCATGTACAAGATATTATGAATAAAGAGTGTATAACTATAAATGTCAATCTAACTATTCAGGATGCATATGAAGTATTGAAAAAATATAAAATAAATCAAATTCCAATTGTTAGTAATTCTTATGAAATAATTGGACTTATTAATACAAGAACTATATTAAATATGTTGATGGGGGATTTAGATAATAGTAAACGAATATTAAATACAGACCTCAATGATATAGACTTGCCAGAATTTATCACAACAGATCCAATTTCAGATATAAGAAGGGTTGCTAAAGTTATGTTGGAGTACAAGCTTGATGCTATTCCTGTTGTAAATAGTAATAATATACTTGTAGGTATAGTATCAAAAACTGATATTATCAAAGCAGTATCTTATATACCTGATTTAAAGCTTTGGGCATAG
- a CDS encoding YifB family Mg chelatase-like AAA ATPase, producing the protein MKVLNCATLNGFDASVVEVETTFTKGLPSFSIVGLGNSAIQESKERVKSALLTNNYEFPPLKITINLSPSDLQKQGSHFDLSIALLIALQDEKADMKDFFVFGELGLDGKLKDSSMIFVLALSLAEQGVLKKVLIPKESIEKLAQIPDIELFAVESLKDAIDFFIKEDQEKYKVAKKEFGYKVIKIDQKEYFYDTNYELDFLDIRGQVVAKRGALICASGNHNLMLEGSPGCGKSMIAKRLAHILPPLSLEDILQKAKIDSLDGKEPDFLPKRVFRNPHHSGTKSSIFGGGSNSAKIGEIALANNGMLFFDELPHFSKNILEALREPLEDHKILISRVNSKIEYPTKFVFVAALNPCPCGNLLNQTRECRCSDVEIQRYKNKLSDPLLDRIDLYVKMSEVRSEDKATMSSAQMHEIVLKAFSKQLQRGQNNLNGKLSDQEIVKYCVLDSECENILNKALDSFNLTLRAKNKILKVARTIADLDDSEQIKKEHILEALSFRKRD; encoded by the coding sequence ATGAAAGTACTAAATTGTGCAACATTAAATGGATTTGATGCAAGTGTAGTAGAAGTAGAGACTACATTTACAAAAGGACTTCCATCTTTTAGTATAGTTGGACTAGGTAATAGTGCTATTCAAGAATCAAAAGAGAGAGTAAAATCTGCATTATTAACAAATAACTATGAATTTCCACCCCTTAAGATAACTATTAACTTATCTCCTAGTGATCTCCAAAAGCAAGGAAGTCATTTTGATTTATCAATAGCACTTTTAATTGCACTACAAGATGAAAAAGCAGATATGAAAGATTTTTTTGTATTTGGTGAGTTAGGGCTTGATGGAAAATTAAAAGATAGTAGTATGATATTTGTACTTGCTCTTAGTTTAGCTGAACAAGGAGTTTTGAAAAAAGTACTGATACCAAAAGAATCAATTGAAAAACTAGCACAAATACCAGATATCGAACTTTTTGCTGTAGAATCACTAAAAGATGCGATAGATTTTTTTATAAAAGAAGATCAAGAAAAATATAAAGTAGCTAAGAAAGAATTTGGTTATAAAGTCATAAAAATAGATCAAAAAGAGTATTTTTATGATACAAATTATGAATTAGATTTTTTAGATATAAGAGGACAAGTAGTAGCAAAAAGGGGAGCTTTGATTTGTGCAAGTGGAAATCACAATCTTATGCTAGAAGGAAGTCCTGGATGTGGTAAAAGTATGATTGCAAAAAGACTTGCACATATTTTACCACCGCTTAGTTTAGAAGATATACTACAAAAAGCAAAGATTGACTCACTAGATGGAAAAGAGCCAGATTTTTTACCAAAAAGAGTCTTTAGAAATCCCCATCATAGTGGAACAAAATCTTCAATCTTTGGAGGAGGAAGTAATAGTGCAAAAATAGGAGAAATTGCTCTAGCTAATAATGGGATGCTATTTTTTGATGAATTGCCCCATTTTAGTAAAAATATTCTTGAAGCTTTAAGAGAGCCATTAGAAGATCATAAGATATTAATCTCAAGGGTTAATTCAAAAATAGAGTATCCTACAAAGTTTGTTTTTGTTGCTGCACTTAATCCATGCCCATGTGGTAATCTTCTTAATCAGACAAGAGAGTGTAGATGTAGTGATGTAGAGATACAAAGGTATAAAAATAAATTATCAGACCCACTTCTTGATAGAATAGATTTGTATGTCAAAATGAGTGAGGTAAGAAGTGAAGATAAAGCTACAATGTCATCTGCACAAATGCATGAAATTGTCTTAAAGGCTTTTTCTAAACAATTACAAAGAGGACAAAATAACTTAAATGGAAAGCTTAGTGATCAAGAGATAGTAAAATATTGTGTACTAGATAGTGAATGTGAAAATATATTAAATAAAGCCCTAGATAGTTTTAATCTAACACTTAGAGCAAAAAATAAGATTTTGAAAGTAGCAAGAACTATAGCTGATTTGGATGATAGTGAGCAAATTAAAAAAGAACACATTTTAGAAGCACTTAGTTTTAGAAAAAGAGATTAA
- a CDS encoding NAD(+)/NADH kinase, whose product MQSLKIAGIVLRPDSPQIKKDFLIIKELFEKNGISVVLEKSSAQMIGQNGFELEELALDCDFLVSLGGDGTLISLVRRSFKYNLPILGVHLGTLGFLTDITVDELSGFMDELVNNSYSIDQRMMISSDIKQMPVVAFNDIVITRKDLTGMVSIDAKIDGKVFNSYYGDGLIISTPTGSTGYNLSCGGPVVYPLTDAFIVTPISAHSLTQRPLVLPVDFEIELCIKDGKGAVAIIDGQDIYELNHNETFKIKIAHKKAKLIHSLRRSYFDVLSEKLKWGENR is encoded by the coding sequence TTGCAGAGTTTAAAAATAGCAGGTATCGTTCTTCGTCCAGACTCACCTCAGATAAAGAAAGATTTTTTGATAATTAAAGAACTTTTTGAAAAAAACGGGATATCTGTAGTATTGGAAAAAAGTAGTGCCCAAATGATAGGTCAAAATGGTTTTGAATTGGAAGAGTTGGCACTTGATTGTGATTTTTTGGTATCACTTGGTGGTGATGGTACGCTTATATCCCTTGTTAGAAGAAGTTTTAAATATAATTTGCCAATACTTGGAGTTCATTTGGGGACTTTGGGGTTTTTAACTGATATTACAGTAGATGAATTAAGCGGATTTATGGATGAACTTGTAAATAATAGCTATTCTATAGATCAAAGAATGATGATAAGCTCAGATATTAAGCAAATGCCTGTAGTTGCATTTAATGATATAGTAATTACAAGAAAAGACTTAACTGGAATGGTAAGTATTGATGCAAAAATTGATGGAAAGGTTTTCAATAGCTATTATGGTGATGGACTAATAATATCAACACCAACTGGTTCAACAGGATATAACTTATCTTGTGGTGGTCCAGTTGTATATCCATTAACAGATGCTTTTATAGTAACACCAATATCTGCTCACTCCCTAACACAAAGACCACTTGTTTTGCCTGTTGATTTTGAAATAGAATTATGTATAAAAGATGGGAAAGGAGCAGTTGCTATAATAGATGGTCAAGATATATATGAACTAAATCACAACGAAACTTTTAAGATAAAAATAGCACATAAAAAAGCAAAATTAATACACAGTCTAAGAAGAAGCTATTTCGATGTCCTAAGCGAAAAACTAAAATGGGGGGAGAATCGTTAA
- the rpsB gene encoding 30S ribosomal protein S2: MVTMKDLLECGVHFGHQTRRWNPKMKKFIFGVRKNIYIIDLQKTLRYFRYTYNVVRDAAAQGQTMIFVGTKKQASETVKQAAISCGMPYVNYRWLGGMLTNYGTIKKSIRKLEVIKKMKEEGQTSLLTKKEALMLNRKEEKLELYLGGIKDMKVLPDMMFIIDAAKEKIAIAEARRLGIKVVAPIDTNCDPDVIDFPIPGNDDAIRSIQLFCSEMAEAMNEGKAIFLENGGTIESAPVSEQEVQEVLEEAMAESDDITEEDFSKED; encoded by the coding sequence ATGGTTACAATGAAAGATTTGTTGGAGTGTGGTGTACACTTTGGTCACCAAACAAGAAGATGGAATCCAAAAATGAAAAAATTCATCTTTGGTGTAAGAAAGAATATCTATATCATAGATTTACAAAAAACACTAAGATATTTTAGATATACATACAATGTAGTAAGAGACGCTGCTGCTCAAGGTCAAACTATGATTTTCGTAGGGACTAAAAAACAAGCTAGCGAAACTGTAAAACAAGCTGCAATTAGCTGTGGTATGCCATATGTTAACTACAGATGGTTAGGTGGTATGCTTACAAACTACGGAACAATCAAAAAATCAATAAGAAAACTTGAAGTTATCAAAAAAATGAAAGAAGAAGGTCAAACTTCACTTCTTACAAAAAAAGAAGCTTTAATGCTTAATAGAAAAGAAGAAAAACTTGAATTATATCTTGGTGGTATTAAAGATATGAAAGTTTTACCAGATATGATGTTTATTATAGATGCTGCAAAAGAGAAAATCGCTATTGCTGAAGCTAGAAGATTAGGGATTAAAGTTGTAGCTCCAATAGATACAAACTGTGATCCAGATGTTATCGATTTCCCAATCCCAGGAAATGATGATGCAATTAGATCAATTCAATTGTTTTGTTCAGAAATGGCTGAAGCTATGAATGAAGGTAAAGCAATTTTCTTAGAAAATGGTGGAACAATTGAATCAGCTCCTGTAAGTGAGCAAGAAGTTCAAGAGGTATTAGAAGAAGCTATGGCTGAGTCTGATGATATAACTGAAGAAGATTTTTCTAAGGAGGACTAA
- the tig gene encoding trigger factor, with protein MKLNATKIDSANANVAATITTDVIATNLEKMAKQLSKTMNVAGFRKGKVPVNVVKQMHGDKLQEDAQAEALRVLFADAIKELAINPEDVIGEPAVTKYDKKEDGSIEVEVKFSVRPAIDLGDYKALIPAVEDKEVSDKEVEERIAEMASKSAPLEKIARKRALKDGDYAVIDFEGFVDGVPFDGGKAEKYTLQVGSGSFIPGFEEQMIGMKYEETKDVVVTFPTEYQAKDLAGKEAVFKVTLHEIQQKGEAELNDDLAKKMLPNEKEATLDMLKEKVKEQLKSEKMSKYYNEDLKPAYLEALVAAISFDLPQSVVSQEINAALNNEIRAMSEEALNKLKEDAKEIEALREKVTPDAHNSVKATFIIDALAKAENVDVSDQEVTQTLYYEAMMMGQNPQEVVKFYSEKGYLPAIRMSMIEDKVITKLLDSKLKS; from the coding sequence ATGAAGTTAAATGCAACGAAAATCGATAGTGCAAACGCAAATGTGGCAGCAACAATTACAACAGATGTTATTGCAACAAATTTAGAAAAAATGGCTAAACAGTTATCAAAAACTATGAATGTAGCTGGATTTAGAAAAGGTAAAGTACCAGTAAATGTAGTAAAACAAATGCATGGTGACAAACTACAAGAAGATGCTCAAGCAGAAGCTTTAAGAGTTCTTTTTGCTGATGCAATTAAAGAATTAGCAATCAATCCAGAAGATGTAATAGGTGAGCCAGCTGTTACAAAATATGATAAAAAAGAAGATGGAAGTATTGAAGTAGAAGTTAAGTTTTCTGTAAGACCAGCAATTGATTTGGGTGATTATAAGGCACTTATACCAGCTGTTGAAGATAAAGAAGTATCAGATAAAGAAGTTGAAGAAAGAATTGCTGAAATGGCATCAAAATCAGCACCTTTAGAAAAAATAGCTAGAAAAAGAGCTTTAAAAGATGGCGATTATGCTGTGATTGATTTTGAAGGTTTTGTAGATGGTGTACCATTTGATGGTGGAAAAGCCGAGAAATATACACTACAAGTTGGAAGTGGAAGTTTTATACCAGGTTTTGAAGAGCAAATGATTGGTATGAAATATGAAGAAACTAAAGATGTAGTAGTAACATTCCCTACTGAGTATCAAGCAAAAGATTTAGCTGGAAAAGAAGCAGTATTTAAAGTAACTTTACATGAAATACAGCAAAAAGGTGAAGCTGAATTAAATGATGATTTAGCTAAAAAAATGCTTCCAAATGAAAAAGAAGCTACACTAGATATGCTTAAAGAAAAAGTAAAAGAGCAATTAAAATCTGAAAAAATGAGCAAATACTATAATGAAGATTTAAAACCTGCATATCTTGAAGCATTAGTAGCTGCAATTAGTTTTGATTTACCTCAAAGTGTTGTTTCTCAAGAAATTAATGCTGCATTAAACAATGAAATAAGAGCAATGAGCGAAGAAGCACTAAATAAATTAAAAGAAGATGCAAAAGAGATAGAAGCTTTAAGAGAAAAAGTTACTCCAGATGCACACAATAGTGTAAAAGCAACATTTATTATAGATGCATTAGCAAAAGCTGAAAATGTTGATGTTAGTGATCAAGAAGTTACTCAAACGCTATATTATGAAGCGATGATGATGGGACAAAACCCACAAGAAGTAGTTAAATTTTATAGCGAAAAAGGATATTTACCAGCTATAAGAATGTCTATGATTGAAGATAAAGTTATTACAAAGTTACTTGATAGCAAATTAAAATCGTAA
- the def gene encoding peptide deformylase, translating to MIREIVTYPNKILRSVSSDVEKFDEELHTLLDDMWDTMIAYNGVGLAAIQVGVALNVLIISLPDVNDEQRKEDLIEAINPKITHKDGELSFSEGCLSVPNFHEEVKRSEHIIVEYYDRNGTHKSMECHGFLAVAWQHEMDHLKGHLFIEKLSIIKRKKFEKEYKKEQKHKK from the coding sequence ATGATTAGAGAGATTGTAACTTACCCAAATAAGATACTTAGAAGTGTATCAAGTGATGTAGAGAAGTTTGATGAAGAACTTCATACATTGCTTGATGATATGTGGGATACTATGATTGCATACAATGGCGTTGGTCTTGCTGCAATTCAAGTTGGCGTTGCATTAAATGTTCTTATTATATCTTTGCCAGATGTAAATGACGAGCAAAGAAAAGAGGATTTAATTGAGGCTATTAACCCAAAAATAACCCATAAAGATGGTGAGTTATCTTTTAGTGAAGGGTGTCTTAGTGTGCCGAACTTTCACGAAGAAGTAAAAAGATCAGAACATATAATTGTTGAATACTATGACAGAAATGGTACCCATAAGAGTATGGAGTGTCATGGGTTTTTAGCAGTTGCATGGCAACATGAAATGGATCATTTAAAAGGGCACCTTTTTATAGAAAAGCTTTCTATTATAAAAAGAAAGAAATTTGAAAAAGAGTATAAGAAAGAACAAAAACATAAAAAATAG